One Hermetia illucens chromosome 4, iHerIll2.2.curated.20191125, whole genome shotgun sequence DNA segment encodes these proteins:
- the LOC119655760 gene encoding inactive peptidyl-prolyl cis-trans isomerase shutdown-like yields the protein MSKDDDYSGTILTQPLSIGELIENGTQFEINTNFDDNLPNELFDDINIDSDDEEEDKRQVIVSPWDSTFEELRKQMTQVNEFIYKRITQEGVEESGKVPENGRAMITYNAYWESEIAPFDSSFMRGDSLTFFCGRGQVLPGLEEAVKTMYKGEEAQFVISYHLLFRDMGCPPRVKPKADGLFIIKLLDFADVGDEDAINKVPEEDRNKFSVILDRVKEVHLKGIDYFKHGNLNSAVRAFHKAVTALQFCRLSDEQEQQEQQKFLIKLFINLAVCYNRLNYPQKACSMCNELRRLTNINENCKALFQEGRALLMIGDFQRARNRLQRAQQLEPNNAEVIKELKLLNSMYETYKNNERNIWQKAMGLVEESKESDKANGAHLNVFKKEIGKYLKDFRDNDNNRDLTLPDGLSADEVRCVNSLAEELDLKMTISDLGGQRTYVIARNKKV from the exons ATGTCTAAGGACGACGATTATAGTGGAACAATACTCACTCAGCCTCTGTCCATTGG TGAACTTATCGAGAATGGCACTCAGTTCGAAATCAACACAAATTTCGATGACAACCTTCCAAACGAACTTTTCGATGACATTAACATTGATTCGGACGacgaggaggaagacaagcGACAAGTTATAGTTTCGCCATGGGACTCAACATTCGAAGAGCTCCGTAAGCAAATGACCCAAGTCAATGAGTTCATATACAAGAGAATCACGCAGGAGGGGGTGGAGGAATCGGGCAAAGTGCCGGAGAACGGGCGCGCTATGATCACCTACAATGCATACTGGGAAAGTGAAATTGCTCCGTTCGATTCGTCGTTTATGCGAGGTGACTCGTTGACTTTTTTCTGCGGGAGAGGCCAAGTATTGCCTGGTTTGGAGGAGGCTGTGAAAACTATGTACAAGGGCGAGGAGGCGCAGTTTGTGATCTCATATCATCTCTTATTCCGTGACATGGGGTGTCCGCCCCGCGTGAAGCCCAAGGCGGATGGACTGTTCATAATAAAGCTATTGGATTTTGCGGATGTCGGAGATGAAGACGCGATTAACAAAGTTCCGGAAGAAGATCGCAACAAATTTTCGGTGATCCTGGATCGTGTGAAGGAAGTTCATCTGAAGGGCATCGATTACTTTAAACACGGCAATTTAAACTCTGCGGTTCGTGCCTTTCACAAGGCAGTGACTGCGCTACAGTTTTGCCGCCTGAGCGACGAACAAGAACAGCAAGAGCAGCAGAAGTTCCTCATCAAATTGTTTATCAACCTTGCAGTCTGCTACAATCGATTGAATTACCCACAAAAAGCTTGCAGTATGTGCAATGAGCTGCGACGTTTAACTAACATCAATGAAAACTGCAAAGCCCTATTTCAGGAGGGACGAGCCCTTCTCATGATTGGGGACTTCCAAAGAGCGCGAAACAGATTGCAAAGAGCCCAACAACTTGAACCGAACAACGCTGAAGTCATAAAGGAACTGAAACTGCTGAATTCGATGTATGAGACGTACAAGAACAATGAGAGGAATATTTGGCAAAAGGCAATGGGTTTGGTGGAGGAGTCTAAAGAGAGCGACAAAGCGAACGGCGCACATTTGAATGTGTTCAAGAAGGAAATTGGAAAATATCTCAAAGATTTTAGGGATAACGACAACAATCGGGATCTGACATTGCCGGACGGTTTGTCGGCGGATGAGGTCCGGTGCGTCAATTCGTTGGCGGAGGAACTGGATCTGAAGATGACGATAAGTGACTTGGGTGGTCAAAGGACATATGTGATTGCTAGGAATAAGAAAGTTTAA